A window of the Cicer arietinum cultivar CDC Frontier isolate Library 1 chromosome 6, Cicar.CDCFrontier_v2.0, whole genome shotgun sequence genome harbors these coding sequences:
- the LOC101503221 gene encoding fatty acid amide hydrolase-like isoform X4, with protein MGLFKSKRLVYKPVKDVNLASDSTEFYLQANVKAPRMTGILVKIFTWFLESRIFGALLLYILKGDNLIHKLITNTDLEEPPLYVPLHNFEDNKEQEVKCLDFGLSPPEKVQLAIDCLPTTLEKPINGTKPSFIRWSIMDYFRAYNSGDITPHMVAERFIAAVDESSKSPLQMGFFINYNVEDILRQANESTLRYKKGEPISVLDGVPVAIKDEIDCLPYPTTGGTKWLHKQRPCTDDACCVKRLRLCGAILVGKTNMHELGAGTSGINPHYGAARNPYDANRIAGGSSSGSAAVVSAGLCPVALGVDGGGSVRMPAALCGVVGLKPTFDRISHEGVIPLNWTVGMVGILAGTVEDSLITYAAISGEIPSHQPSSIPAKINLPLLSLTKSISNIKLAKYDKWFDDCSDDVRICCSHALSKLQGCYGWKIVDVTIPEIEVMRLAHYLTIGSECSTSLDSFLDKNLTEFGWDARVALNIYGAFSSMEYIKAQKIRNRQLQFHKKIFSEADVIVSPTTGVTAYPIQDDALKTGELDYVNGAALIRYSISGNFLGLPAVTVPVGYDKLGLPIGLQFIGRPWAEATLIHLAFAMQAICLPEHKKPSIFFDQLRKN; from the exons ATGGGTTTGTTCAAAAGTAAGAGATTGGTTTACAAGCCTGTGAAGGATGTTAATTTAGCCTCTGATAGCACTGAATTCTATCTCCAAGCCAATGTCAAAG CTCCACGCATGACTGGAATTTTGGTCAAGATTTTCACTTGGTTCTTGGAGTCTCGAATATTTGGAGCTTTGCTATTGTATATATTGAAGGGAGATAATCTTATTCATAAG cTTATTACAAATACTGATTTAGAAGAGCCACCTCTTTATGTTCCTTTACATAATTTTGAAG ACAACAAAGAACAAGAAGTCAAATGCTTGGATTTTGGTTTGTCTCCACCAGAAAAAGTTCAACTTGCAATAGATTGTTTACCTACAACTTTAGAAAAACCAATTAATGGAACAAAGCCTTCCTTTATAAGATGGTCCATAATGGACTATTTCAGAGCCTACAATTCAGGAGATATAACACCACACATG GTTGCAGAAAGATTTATAGCTGCTGTTGATGAATCTTCAAAATCTCCACTTCAAATGGGATTCTTTATTAACTACAATGTTGAAGATATACTTAGACAAGCAAATGAATCAACTCTTCGGTATAAGAAAG GGGAACCTATTTCTGTGCTGGATGGAGTTCCTGTTGCTATCAAGGATGAAATAGACTGTTTGCCATATCCTACTACAG GTGGTACAAAGTGGCTTCACAAACAAAGGCCTTGTACCGATGATGCTTGCTGCGTTAAGCGTTTAAGATTATGCGGCGCCATACTTGTTGGGAAGACTAATATGCATGAACTTGGAGCTGGAACTAGCGGTATAAATCCACATTATGG GGCTGCTAGAAATCCATATGATGCCAATAGGATTGCAGGAGGTTCTTCTAGTGGATCTGCTGCTGTGGTATCGGCCGGGTTGTGTCCTGTTGCACTTGGTGTCGACGGGGGAG GCTCTGTGAGGATGCCTGCAGCTCTTTGTGGTGTAGTTGGTCTCAAACCGACTTTCGATCGTATATCTCATGAAGG AGTTATTCCTCTAAACTGGACAGTTGGAATGGTGGGAATACTAGCAGGCACTGTTGAGGATTCATTGATCAC TTATGCAGCAATCAGTGGGGAAATTCCATCTCATCAACCCTCTAGTATACCT GCCAAGATAAATCTTCCACTGCTGTCCTTAACAAAGTCCATATCTAACATCAAGTTGGCAAAGTATGACAAG TGGTTTGATGATTGCAGTGATGATGTCAGAATATGCTGTTCTCATGCTCTAAGCAAGCTCCAAGGTTGTTATGGTTGGAAG ATTGTAGATGTCACAATACCAGAAATAGAAGTGATGCGCCTGGCACATTATTTAACAATTGGATCAGAGTGTTCCACTTCACTTGATTCTTTTCTAGATAA AAATTTAACAGAATTTGGATGGGATGCAAGGGTAGCACTTAACATCTATGGTGCTTTCAGCAGCATGGAGTATATTAAAGCTCAGAAAATTAG GAACCGTCAATTGCAGTTTCACAAGAAAATATTCTCCGAGGCAGATGTCATTGTGTCACCAACAACAGG TGTGACTGCATATCCAATCCAAGATGATGCACTGAAGACTGGTGAACTTGACTATGTCAATGGAG CTGCACTTATTCGGTATTCCATATCAGGAAACTTTCTGGGACTTCCTGCTGTCACTGTTCCG GTTGGATATGATAAATTGGGTTTACCTATTGGCCTTCAGTTTATAGGAAGACCTTGGGCTGAGGCAACACTAATCCACCTAGCATTTGCAATGCAG GCCATATGCTTGCCAGAACACAAAAAaccatcaattttttttgatcagctcagaaaaaattaa
- the LOC101503221 gene encoding fatty acid amide hydrolase-like isoform X1, protein MGLFKSKRLVYKPVKDVNLASDSTEFYLQANVKAPRMTGILVKIFTWFLESRIFGALLLYILKGDNLIHKLITNTDLEEPPLYVPLHNFEADNKEQEVKCLDFGLSPPEKVQLAIDCLPTTLEKPINGTKPSFIRWSIMDYFRAYNSGDITPHMVAERFIAAVDESSKSPLQMGFFINYNVEDILRQANESTLRYKKGEPISVLDGVPVAIKDEIDCLPYPTTGGTKWLHKQRPCTDDACCVKRLRLCGAILVGKTNMHELGAGTSGINPHYGAARNPYDANRIAGGSSSGSAAVVSAGLCPVALGVDGGGSVRMPAALCGVVGLKPTFDRISHEGVIPLNWTVGMVGILAGTVEDSLITYAAISGEIPSHQPSSIPAKINLPLLSLTKSISNIKLAKYDKWFDDCSDDVRICCSHALSKLQGCYGWKIVDVTIPEIEVMRLAHYLTIGSECSTSLDSFLDKNLTEFGWDARVALNIYGAFSSMEYIKAQKIRNRQLQFHKKIFSEADVIVSPTTGVTAYPIQDDALKTGELDYVNGAALIRYSISGNFLGLPAVTVPVGYDKLGLPIGLQFIGRPWAEATLIHLAFAMQANPKLKVKCNSLSLSIEGKGGRKILK, encoded by the exons ATGGGTTTGTTCAAAAGTAAGAGATTGGTTTACAAGCCTGTGAAGGATGTTAATTTAGCCTCTGATAGCACTGAATTCTATCTCCAAGCCAATGTCAAAG CTCCACGCATGACTGGAATTTTGGTCAAGATTTTCACTTGGTTCTTGGAGTCTCGAATATTTGGAGCTTTGCTATTGTATATATTGAAGGGAGATAATCTTATTCATAAG cTTATTACAAATACTGATTTAGAAGAGCCACCTCTTTATGTTCCTTTACATAATTTTGAAG CAGACAACAAAGAACAAGAAGTCAAATGCTTGGATTTTGGTTTGTCTCCACCAGAAAAAGTTCAACTTGCAATAGATTGTTTACCTACAACTTTAGAAAAACCAATTAATGGAACAAAGCCTTCCTTTATAAGATGGTCCATAATGGACTATTTCAGAGCCTACAATTCAGGAGATATAACACCACACATG GTTGCAGAAAGATTTATAGCTGCTGTTGATGAATCTTCAAAATCTCCACTTCAAATGGGATTCTTTATTAACTACAATGTTGAAGATATACTTAGACAAGCAAATGAATCAACTCTTCGGTATAAGAAAG GGGAACCTATTTCTGTGCTGGATGGAGTTCCTGTTGCTATCAAGGATGAAATAGACTGTTTGCCATATCCTACTACAG GTGGTACAAAGTGGCTTCACAAACAAAGGCCTTGTACCGATGATGCTTGCTGCGTTAAGCGTTTAAGATTATGCGGCGCCATACTTGTTGGGAAGACTAATATGCATGAACTTGGAGCTGGAACTAGCGGTATAAATCCACATTATGG GGCTGCTAGAAATCCATATGATGCCAATAGGATTGCAGGAGGTTCTTCTAGTGGATCTGCTGCTGTGGTATCGGCCGGGTTGTGTCCTGTTGCACTTGGTGTCGACGGGGGAG GCTCTGTGAGGATGCCTGCAGCTCTTTGTGGTGTAGTTGGTCTCAAACCGACTTTCGATCGTATATCTCATGAAGG AGTTATTCCTCTAAACTGGACAGTTGGAATGGTGGGAATACTAGCAGGCACTGTTGAGGATTCATTGATCAC TTATGCAGCAATCAGTGGGGAAATTCCATCTCATCAACCCTCTAGTATACCT GCCAAGATAAATCTTCCACTGCTGTCCTTAACAAAGTCCATATCTAACATCAAGTTGGCAAAGTATGACAAG TGGTTTGATGATTGCAGTGATGATGTCAGAATATGCTGTTCTCATGCTCTAAGCAAGCTCCAAGGTTGTTATGGTTGGAAG ATTGTAGATGTCACAATACCAGAAATAGAAGTGATGCGCCTGGCACATTATTTAACAATTGGATCAGAGTGTTCCACTTCACTTGATTCTTTTCTAGATAA AAATTTAACAGAATTTGGATGGGATGCAAGGGTAGCACTTAACATCTATGGTGCTTTCAGCAGCATGGAGTATATTAAAGCTCAGAAAATTAG GAACCGTCAATTGCAGTTTCACAAGAAAATATTCTCCGAGGCAGATGTCATTGTGTCACCAACAACAGG TGTGACTGCATATCCAATCCAAGATGATGCACTGAAGACTGGTGAACTTGACTATGTCAATGGAG CTGCACTTATTCGGTATTCCATATCAGGAAACTTTCTGGGACTTCCTGCTGTCACTGTTCCG GTTGGATATGATAAATTGGGTTTACCTATTGGCCTTCAGTTTATAGGAAGACCTTGGGCTGAGGCAACACTAATCCACCTAGCATTTGCAATGCAG GCAAATCCAAAACTTAAAGTTAAATGCAACTCACTCTCACTATCAATTGAGggaaagggaggacgaaaaatccTTAAATAA
- the LOC101502469 gene encoding filament-like plant protein: MDRRSWLWRRKSSEKSPGETESSGSISSHSERFSDEQLYPSQATLSPEVTSKAAPNEEVNTPKNYKEVTDVKTLTNELAKALLDISAKEDLVKQHSKVAEEAVSGWEKAENEVLSLKQQLDAARQKNSGLEDRVSHLDGALKECMRQLRQAREVQEQKIHEAVANDSNDRESRRSELERKVAELETQLQTSKADAAASIRSDLHRRLEAVEKKNLGLQLELQSRLEELEFRIAERDLSTQAAETASKQHLESIKKVAKLEAECRRLKAMTRKTFNVNDNRSLTASSVYVESFTDSMSDSGERLLAVESDVHKLGGWEMNECEPSCSDSCSSALITELDQFKNKKTTGKNHTATSIEINLMDDFLEMERLAALPDTESGSRYAKGGLASDQSIVGQVTVEAEVEAMIQKNTELEKQLEKMVADKHEIEISLTECQMQLETSESRIRAAELKVEELQTQLSLAKKSNQEAYEELKETRTKKEIVDSKLKLVQTEVEELISKIHSLEEQIQKERALSAVNLIKSKKLEDELSRMKHEAQVQQDADTLLKENVNRDLKSKQDKELALATSKFAECQKTIASLGKQLKSLATLEDFLLDSDNPIELTREVTQQVPQKGGEQLKLNHTDLSFPKRDSLNSSITNEKSRSNGIGKFIPRSKSVNRTR; the protein is encoded by the exons ATGGACCGAAGGAGTTGGTTATGGCGAAGGAAGTCATCGGAGAAAAGTCCGGGTGAAACGGAGAGTTCCGGCTCAATATCTTcacattcagaaaggttctctgATGAACAG TTATATCCAAGCCAAGCTACTCTATCACCAGAGGTCACTTCGAAGGCTGCACCAAATGAAGAAGTTAATACACCCAAAAATTATAAAGAAGTTACTGATGTGAAGACTCTTACGAACGAATTAGCCAAAGCTCTGCTAGATATTAGTGCCAAAGAAGACTTGGTAAAGCAGCATTCTAAAGTTGCTGAAGAAGCCGTCTCAG gCTGGGAGAAGGCTGAAAATGAAGTGTTGTCTTTAAAACAGCAACTCGATGCTGCGAGGCAGAAGAATTCAGGTCTGGAAGACCGAGTTAGTCATCTTGACGGGGCACTCAAAGAGTGTATGAGGCAGCTTCGCCAAGCTAGAGAAGTGCAAGAACAAAAGATCCATGAAGCTGTTGCAAATGATTCTAATGACCGGGAATCCAGAAGATCAGAACTTGAGAGGAAAGTTGCTGAGCTTGAAACTCAACTTCAAACATCAAAAGCAGATGCTGCAGCATCTATTCGTTCCGATCTTCACAGGAGACTTGAGGCTGTGGAAAAGAAGAATTTGGGTCTTCAACTTGAGCTACAATCTCGACTTGAGGAACTAGAATTCAGGATTGCAGAGAGGGATTTGAGTACCCAAGCTGCTGAGACAGCTAGTAAGCAACACTTGGAGAGCATCAAGAAAGTTGCTAAGCTTGAAGCTGAGTGCCGTAGACTGAAAGCGATGACTCGTAAAACATTTAATGTGAATGATAACAGGTCTTTGACAGCATCTTCAGTTTATGTTGAGTCCTTCACAGATAGCATGTCAGATAGTGGGGAGAGGCTACTTGCAGTTGAAAGTGATGTGCATAAATTAGGTGGATGGGAGATGAATGAATGTGAACCAAGCTGTTCTGACTCATGTTCGTCTGCTTTAATTACAGAACTTGATCAATTCAAGAATAAAAAGACTACTGGAAAAAATCATACTGCCACTTCAATCGAGATCAATCTCATGGATGATTTCCTTGAGATGGAAAGGCTTGCTGCCTTGCCAGATACAGAAAGTGGAAGCCGTTATGCTAAAGGAGGACTAGCATCAGATCAATCTATCGTTGGTCAGGTTACAGTGGAAGCTGAAGTGGAAGCTATGATTCAGAAGAACACGGAATTGGAAAAGCAACTGGAGAAAATGGTGGCAGATAAACACGAGATAGAAATTAGTTTGACTGAGTGCCAAATGCAGCTCGAGACATCAGAGAGTCGGATAAGGGCAGCAGAGTTGAAGGTAGAAGAACTTCAAACTCAGTTATCTCTtgcaaaaaaatcaaatcaagaaGCATATGAAGAACTAAAAGAAACAAGAACAAAGAAGGAGATAGTTGATTCAAAACTCAAACTTGTTCAAACTGAGGTAGAAGAACTGATTTCAAAAATCCATTCATTGGAAGAACAGATTCAGAAAGAGCGAGCTTTGTCTGCTGTGAATTTGATCAAGAGCAAGAAGTTGGAGGACGAGCTTTCACGAATGAAGCATGAAGCTCAAGTTCAGCAAGACGCCGATACTTTGCTCAAGGAAAATGTTAATCGTGATTTGAAGTCAAAACAG GATAAAGAACTTGCATTGGCTACTAGCAAGTTTGCTGAGTGCCAAAAAACAATTGCATCTCTTGGAAAGCAGTTGAAGTCCCTAGCAACCTTGGAAGATTTCCTACTTGATTCAGACAACCCTATAGAGTTAACACGTGAAGTTACACAACAAGTTCCCCAAAAGGGAGGTGAACAATTGAAACTAAATCACACTGATTTGAGTTTTCCTAAAAGAGATTCATTAAACTCATCTATTACCAATGAGAAAAGCCGTAGTAATGGCATTGGCAAGTTCATCCCAAGAAGCAAGAGTGTGAACAGGACTCGCTAA
- the LOC101503221 gene encoding fatty acid amide hydrolase-like isoform X3 — translation MGLFKSKRLVYKPVKDVNLASDSTEFYLQANVKAPRMTGILVKIFTWFLESRIFGALLLYILKGDNLIHKLITNTDLEEPPLYVPLHNFEADNKEQEVKCLDFGLSPPEKVQLAIDCLPTTLEKPINGTKPSFIRWSIMDYFRAYNSGDITPHMVAERFIAAVDESSKSPLQMGFFINYNVEDILRQANESTLRYKKGEPISVLDGVPVAIKDEIDCLPYPTTGGTKWLHKQRPCTDDACCVKRLRLCGAILVGKTNMHELGAGTSGINPHYGAARNPYDANRIAGGSSSGSAAVVSAGLCPVALGVDGGGSVRMPAALCGVVGLKPTFDRISHEGVIPLNWTVGMVGILAGTVEDSLITYAAISGEIPSHQPSSIPAKINLPLLSLTKSISNIKLAKYDKWFDDCSDDVRICCSHALSKLQGCYGWKIVDVTIPEIEVMRLAHYLTIGSECSTSLDSFLDKNLTEFGWDARVALNIYGAFSSMEYIKAQKIRNRQLQFHKKIFSEADVIVSPTTGVTAYPIQDDALKTGELDYVNGAALIRYSISGNFLGLPAVTVPVGYDKLGLPIGLQFIGRPWAEATLIHLAFAMQAICLPEHKKPSIFFDQLRKN, via the exons ATGGGTTTGTTCAAAAGTAAGAGATTGGTTTACAAGCCTGTGAAGGATGTTAATTTAGCCTCTGATAGCACTGAATTCTATCTCCAAGCCAATGTCAAAG CTCCACGCATGACTGGAATTTTGGTCAAGATTTTCACTTGGTTCTTGGAGTCTCGAATATTTGGAGCTTTGCTATTGTATATATTGAAGGGAGATAATCTTATTCATAAG cTTATTACAAATACTGATTTAGAAGAGCCACCTCTTTATGTTCCTTTACATAATTTTGAAG CAGACAACAAAGAACAAGAAGTCAAATGCTTGGATTTTGGTTTGTCTCCACCAGAAAAAGTTCAACTTGCAATAGATTGTTTACCTACAACTTTAGAAAAACCAATTAATGGAACAAAGCCTTCCTTTATAAGATGGTCCATAATGGACTATTTCAGAGCCTACAATTCAGGAGATATAACACCACACATG GTTGCAGAAAGATTTATAGCTGCTGTTGATGAATCTTCAAAATCTCCACTTCAAATGGGATTCTTTATTAACTACAATGTTGAAGATATACTTAGACAAGCAAATGAATCAACTCTTCGGTATAAGAAAG GGGAACCTATTTCTGTGCTGGATGGAGTTCCTGTTGCTATCAAGGATGAAATAGACTGTTTGCCATATCCTACTACAG GTGGTACAAAGTGGCTTCACAAACAAAGGCCTTGTACCGATGATGCTTGCTGCGTTAAGCGTTTAAGATTATGCGGCGCCATACTTGTTGGGAAGACTAATATGCATGAACTTGGAGCTGGAACTAGCGGTATAAATCCACATTATGG GGCTGCTAGAAATCCATATGATGCCAATAGGATTGCAGGAGGTTCTTCTAGTGGATCTGCTGCTGTGGTATCGGCCGGGTTGTGTCCTGTTGCACTTGGTGTCGACGGGGGAG GCTCTGTGAGGATGCCTGCAGCTCTTTGTGGTGTAGTTGGTCTCAAACCGACTTTCGATCGTATATCTCATGAAGG AGTTATTCCTCTAAACTGGACAGTTGGAATGGTGGGAATACTAGCAGGCACTGTTGAGGATTCATTGATCAC TTATGCAGCAATCAGTGGGGAAATTCCATCTCATCAACCCTCTAGTATACCT GCCAAGATAAATCTTCCACTGCTGTCCTTAACAAAGTCCATATCTAACATCAAGTTGGCAAAGTATGACAAG TGGTTTGATGATTGCAGTGATGATGTCAGAATATGCTGTTCTCATGCTCTAAGCAAGCTCCAAGGTTGTTATGGTTGGAAG ATTGTAGATGTCACAATACCAGAAATAGAAGTGATGCGCCTGGCACATTATTTAACAATTGGATCAGAGTGTTCCACTTCACTTGATTCTTTTCTAGATAA AAATTTAACAGAATTTGGATGGGATGCAAGGGTAGCACTTAACATCTATGGTGCTTTCAGCAGCATGGAGTATATTAAAGCTCAGAAAATTAG GAACCGTCAATTGCAGTTTCACAAGAAAATATTCTCCGAGGCAGATGTCATTGTGTCACCAACAACAGG TGTGACTGCATATCCAATCCAAGATGATGCACTGAAGACTGGTGAACTTGACTATGTCAATGGAG CTGCACTTATTCGGTATTCCATATCAGGAAACTTTCTGGGACTTCCTGCTGTCACTGTTCCG GTTGGATATGATAAATTGGGTTTACCTATTGGCCTTCAGTTTATAGGAAGACCTTGGGCTGAGGCAACACTAATCCACCTAGCATTTGCAATGCAG GCCATATGCTTGCCAGAACACAAAAAaccatcaattttttttgatcagctcagaaaaaattaa
- the LOC101503221 gene encoding fatty acid amide hydrolase-like isoform X2 has translation MGLFKSKRLVYKPVKDVNLASDSTEFYLQANVKAPRMTGILVKIFTWFLESRIFGALLLYILKGDNLIHKLITNTDLEEPPLYVPLHNFEDNKEQEVKCLDFGLSPPEKVQLAIDCLPTTLEKPINGTKPSFIRWSIMDYFRAYNSGDITPHMVAERFIAAVDESSKSPLQMGFFINYNVEDILRQANESTLRYKKGEPISVLDGVPVAIKDEIDCLPYPTTGGTKWLHKQRPCTDDACCVKRLRLCGAILVGKTNMHELGAGTSGINPHYGAARNPYDANRIAGGSSSGSAAVVSAGLCPVALGVDGGGSVRMPAALCGVVGLKPTFDRISHEGVIPLNWTVGMVGILAGTVEDSLITYAAISGEIPSHQPSSIPAKINLPLLSLTKSISNIKLAKYDKWFDDCSDDVRICCSHALSKLQGCYGWKIVDVTIPEIEVMRLAHYLTIGSECSTSLDSFLDKNLTEFGWDARVALNIYGAFSSMEYIKAQKIRNRQLQFHKKIFSEADVIVSPTTGVTAYPIQDDALKTGELDYVNGAALIRYSISGNFLGLPAVTVPVGYDKLGLPIGLQFIGRPWAEATLIHLAFAMQANPKLKVKCNSLSLSIEGKGGRKILK, from the exons ATGGGTTTGTTCAAAAGTAAGAGATTGGTTTACAAGCCTGTGAAGGATGTTAATTTAGCCTCTGATAGCACTGAATTCTATCTCCAAGCCAATGTCAAAG CTCCACGCATGACTGGAATTTTGGTCAAGATTTTCACTTGGTTCTTGGAGTCTCGAATATTTGGAGCTTTGCTATTGTATATATTGAAGGGAGATAATCTTATTCATAAG cTTATTACAAATACTGATTTAGAAGAGCCACCTCTTTATGTTCCTTTACATAATTTTGAAG ACAACAAAGAACAAGAAGTCAAATGCTTGGATTTTGGTTTGTCTCCACCAGAAAAAGTTCAACTTGCAATAGATTGTTTACCTACAACTTTAGAAAAACCAATTAATGGAACAAAGCCTTCCTTTATAAGATGGTCCATAATGGACTATTTCAGAGCCTACAATTCAGGAGATATAACACCACACATG GTTGCAGAAAGATTTATAGCTGCTGTTGATGAATCTTCAAAATCTCCACTTCAAATGGGATTCTTTATTAACTACAATGTTGAAGATATACTTAGACAAGCAAATGAATCAACTCTTCGGTATAAGAAAG GGGAACCTATTTCTGTGCTGGATGGAGTTCCTGTTGCTATCAAGGATGAAATAGACTGTTTGCCATATCCTACTACAG GTGGTACAAAGTGGCTTCACAAACAAAGGCCTTGTACCGATGATGCTTGCTGCGTTAAGCGTTTAAGATTATGCGGCGCCATACTTGTTGGGAAGACTAATATGCATGAACTTGGAGCTGGAACTAGCGGTATAAATCCACATTATGG GGCTGCTAGAAATCCATATGATGCCAATAGGATTGCAGGAGGTTCTTCTAGTGGATCTGCTGCTGTGGTATCGGCCGGGTTGTGTCCTGTTGCACTTGGTGTCGACGGGGGAG GCTCTGTGAGGATGCCTGCAGCTCTTTGTGGTGTAGTTGGTCTCAAACCGACTTTCGATCGTATATCTCATGAAGG AGTTATTCCTCTAAACTGGACAGTTGGAATGGTGGGAATACTAGCAGGCACTGTTGAGGATTCATTGATCAC TTATGCAGCAATCAGTGGGGAAATTCCATCTCATCAACCCTCTAGTATACCT GCCAAGATAAATCTTCCACTGCTGTCCTTAACAAAGTCCATATCTAACATCAAGTTGGCAAAGTATGACAAG TGGTTTGATGATTGCAGTGATGATGTCAGAATATGCTGTTCTCATGCTCTAAGCAAGCTCCAAGGTTGTTATGGTTGGAAG ATTGTAGATGTCACAATACCAGAAATAGAAGTGATGCGCCTGGCACATTATTTAACAATTGGATCAGAGTGTTCCACTTCACTTGATTCTTTTCTAGATAA AAATTTAACAGAATTTGGATGGGATGCAAGGGTAGCACTTAACATCTATGGTGCTTTCAGCAGCATGGAGTATATTAAAGCTCAGAAAATTAG GAACCGTCAATTGCAGTTTCACAAGAAAATATTCTCCGAGGCAGATGTCATTGTGTCACCAACAACAGG TGTGACTGCATATCCAATCCAAGATGATGCACTGAAGACTGGTGAACTTGACTATGTCAATGGAG CTGCACTTATTCGGTATTCCATATCAGGAAACTTTCTGGGACTTCCTGCTGTCACTGTTCCG GTTGGATATGATAAATTGGGTTTACCTATTGGCCTTCAGTTTATAGGAAGACCTTGGGCTGAGGCAACACTAATCCACCTAGCATTTGCAATGCAG GCAAATCCAAAACTTAAAGTTAAATGCAACTCACTCTCACTATCAATTGAGggaaagggaggacgaaaaatccTTAAATAA